The window CTACATTAAAAAAGACATATCTCTCGGACAACTGGGGCGCTGTCCCATACTGTTTTTCGACTTGATATCCGAACAACTTAGTGATATCTTTTGCTGCAGATTTCTTAGTGGTATCTAGATTGGCTTCCCACATCAGCTTGGCTTGACCGCCTTTAATCTCATAATAATAAACAAGATCTGCTGTTTGGATAAAATAACTGTCCGATTTTCCTTCCGGAAAATAATAGGTTGAATTCAAACCTTCGTCATCTGCTGTCAACATGGGCATTCCCGAATTATTGATAGGAAACTGTAAAGCAGCAATCCTGGATATCGCAAGGTTATTACTTTTGTAATTTTCATTCAGAACTGAATTCGCACGTTCAGAAATATTGATCTGCTTGTTTGATGGATTTAATTCCACATTGTAATTTAATGACTCCGACACAAACCGAACTGGAACAAGGGTTCTTCCGTTTATTACTGTAACAGGTACATCTAAGCTAACGGATTTATTATTAACTAACGCTATACTTTTACCTGCGGTGAGCAGAACAGTGGAATTTTCTTTTTGCAGTTTGAGCTGTTTGGTCGCAGCATTCCAATTCATCTTGATCCCTTTGAAATTTTGGATGGCTTTCACAGGAATAAGCACCCGTCCTGAGACCACCTGTCC of the Paenibacillus sonchi genome contains:
- a CDS encoding copper amine oxidase N-terminal domain-containing protein, which produces MKKKVAASFLLTVALSSTLLGSSFANSTSYKVSISGSSTTYDGQVVSGRVLIPVKAIQNFKGIKMNWNAATKQLKLQKENSTVLLTAGKSIALVNNKSVSLDVPVTVINGRTLVPVRFVSESLNYNVELNPSNKQINISERANSVLNENYKSNNLAISRIAALQFPINNSGMPMLTADDEGLNSTYYFPEGKSDSYFIQTADLVYYYEIKGGQAKLMWEANLDTTKKSAAKDITKLFGYQVEKQYGTAPQLSERYVFFNVDLFTYMIQYGFANSDGQMSELGSQKSSSEVIQNKNFVREIDEEQPIRS